In the Sebastes fasciatus isolate fSebFas1 chromosome 12, fSebFas1.pri, whole genome shotgun sequence genome, GTCACATTACTGATCACCAAAGCAAAACCACGAGGGGATGATTTCATTCTGTAAGACtggagtgagagagaaaaaacaaaaaaagcatggTAAAGAAATGGAAAGGGAAAGAAGGGAACAATTAGTCCAAATAATGACAAAGCATTGCAAAAATTATGTTTCTAagactgcattcacaccaaatcaggcgTTGCAGTGATTCGGCGCAGGGTTGTGCGGCAGTGTGGGAGCGTCAATTTAATGGCCCATTGACTGCGAcgattaacgtcttttgttccctcatggctgggTTGTAAAACTCTGGATCACCGGTTACGTGATTGGCCTCCGCAGCGTGACGTCgggttgcgtttctccaaaagttgattctgtttctacttttccaCTGCACCCCCTGCGGCCGCTGCCCAAGCGCACTACCcccattcaaaataaaagggaGGACTTGCATTTTCGTCGCACCGctggatctggtgtgaatgcagcctaagcAGCTTTAACACTTTGCctgttattttattctattattactttttacaaattaatacattttacaatCAATATATTTTATGCATCTCTCCATTTAATGCTCTATATTGACTCATATCCAGATAGATGGTGTAACACTGAAGACAAGCAACTCCCAAAAGGTAATAGGTAAAACATAACAGAGGAAGTTACTGCAAACCTGTTGATCTGACCTGGTGAAGAGAAGTATTTTACCTGCTGGTAGTGAGAGAGGTAAAAGTCAGGAGTGCACGGGAGCACAGGAGTGTTGATGGGACTATCTGCATCCAGACTGAACTCCATGGActctgctgcacacacaaacacagacacaaaagaTCACAAGCTCTAGTTGTTACAAGTTCTGATGACAAGTTTACACATCTTTGTGTGCTCCCGCTGGCAGCTGTGTGCTCCTGCCAGCGGCTATGTGACAACAAACTTTGTACTACAATGCTGTGAATGAGTCACTCTTTGGGCGTGGCGGCTGTAGGTACAGACAGTAGCTGAACGCTACAGCAACCACACTCTTACACTTTCAAATTCAATTACTTATCTATTTAAACTAGTCAACAGATGAACATTTTCTCCAAACACCCCTCCTTGTCTCCATGGAAACAGAAAAATATTGACATGGGACAAAGCAAAACCTATTTGAACCTGAATGCAGGTTAGACTGCAACACCACTCACCATATGTCTTTGCTCTCTTGGCAGCAATTTCTTCTTGGGTAGGAAGTGGCAGGGGAGAATCCACAAACCTCTGAAATTCAAAATCATGCACAATTTATTAAAGACAAAACATCAGCtgtttaacacaaacaaaagaagacagaTAATGAAGGATTTTGCTGTGGAAGCAGCGGTTGCTTGGTatgtgaaaatgacaactgccTTCCTAACTTCCCTATCAGGGAATCTCCTGCCTGCTTTCTGACTACCTCAGCAGGCCATCTAACATAAGGTGGCTGTGGTTTGTGATTCTCACATCTGTCATCTtatctcttcctcttttcttcatcctctgtctctctgtcttcctgtcttcCTCCCTGACTGGGACCAATCCTCTGAATGGTGACTCTGACCGCAGACAGCTGACTGAGGCTCGGACTGAGCATGATGAGGTGCTGCTCACTtcgctctcttcttctctgtctaCTGAGGATGTCTGCAGAAGACCATTTAACTGGAGCATACTGTTATCAGAGATGTGTAACTTTCTTCAAACTGTAAGCGTGTATTATTGAGCTGACAATTATAAAACCTCATTAAAAGACATATTCAATGATACAAAGCTCTCTGGACATTAGCTTTTGTTCCGTCTAAGTATTGAAAATGACCCAACAGTGAAAATGAAGACAATCCTGGTTGAGGGACTATAAGCACCCCGCTCACCTCTCTCTTCTTTTcagttgtctgtctgtctagtcGCCTTGCATTTCCCTCTGGCTCTTCCTCAGGCTGTATACTCTGTGAGCAGAAAACAGACTAAAAATTACACTAAGTCTAGTAAGAATCTGCTGTGTAAACTGTAGCTTTGTGTTGTGTGATGTTTGATGGAGTACACACTCACCTCTACAGGTGTCTCTTTGCCATCTTTTTCTGGTGATTGTATGAGCAAGTCATACAGGTGCTGCTGCTCAGTTTCCCGCAGAACTGAGCAGAAGCTGCTAAAGGCTCTGGGCCCCCGCTTTGGTAAGAGTAGTAATAAGCGCCAGCTTCGTTTCTGAGATGTTTGCTCAGCCTAGAATAGAGGAGATCAGACCAGAAAACTAAACATCACTagcaaatatgaaatataatagTACATTTAATTTACCGTTTTTTTACACTCCTAATATcatgacattttgttttctaaCCATTGCCCACTGTTGACGCTCTGTAGTTGACCGTCACCAAGGTCTGTCTAACAAGAAAATGGCATGCATTCAACCAGACACTGGTTGTTTAAAGGGGGCATCTCAGGTTGTAACCAGTAATGTCAGCCAGGGAGAAACCcatgtttttacatgaaattGTATCAAAACTGTAGGCTTTGTGTTTGGCAATCTTTTATTTTGGCCTTTGTGTAACTTCAGAATTAAAACAGATAGATCTGCACACCAAATAGCTCCTGTTAGAAGGATTTTTATTGCTGTAACGTTTCGAGCACCAGGCTAAGAGCAGCGGTGTGAAGATCGATCTATTTTAATTCTGCTagatatttctttttatatttctttgatatttcttttacaGTGGACACTATCCTATCGGTGAGTCTGAACTTCAAACTCATCCAAAATACACCTCTTACTTTAAAAGTTCTCTGAAGGGCATGACCTGGATCCCAACCTATTTGGCTAGTGACCCCTTCAATTTAAACAATGTCTTGTGACCTCTTATCAAAAGTTAAGTCTTTTGTCTGTCCTTAGTAAACATTTTGCCAAAGTGGTTTTGATTCATTTAAAACATATCCAAAGAAGTGAAAGTATCCGGTACTTtacaaaatgaataataatgatgGAAGAAATGTTCCTCGTTATCATCTTTTGACCCCACAGGTTTATCATGGAACCCATTAGGGGTTCTGACTTCCACGTTGGGAAACACAGCTTTCACCTATGGGCCTAAACTTGGCCATAACCTTTACCTTAGCTGGCAGGCAAGCAACAACCTATTGACAGTAGTGTTAGGCAATATAGcgatattataacaatattGTGATacgagactagatatcgtctttgattttggatattgtaatatggcataaatgtttcctggttttaaaggctgaaatacagtaaagtgacgtaattttctgaacttaccagactgctCTAGTTGTTcttttatttgcctttacccactttgtcattacatccacattactaatgattatttatcgaaaatctcattgtgtaaatattttgtaaaagcaccaataatCAACCCTATAATATCGTTGCAATATTGATATCaaggtatttggtaaaaaaatatcGTGACATTTCATTTTCTCCATATCACCCAGTCCTAAATGACAACAATGTAAGCAGGTGTACCAAACATTCAAggtgtagatagatagatagatagatagatagatagatagatagatagatagatagatagatagtaactttattgatccggagggaaattcaagtttcctgcatcacagttccatagtgcaaaacatgttagtaaaaaggcagtaaaaaagttagtagtgcaaagtacaaaagaatataccagatataaaaatacaaggaaatgaagaaaactgtttgaactgaaaaaaagtagtgcagagtaacagctgtgatacacgactattaaaaaagtgaatatagtgcagaagagactgttaaaaatgagtacagtgcagggtaactccagtagcttagtctatgaaagtgcactgtgtgcattattatctgctGATAGGTTACAGTTGAACACATATTGACAGTAGAGTTGAGTCCTAAATGAAAagatattaatttattatcacatACCATGATGCTCTCTGCCATGCTCTCGGTTAGGATGTCTTCAGCCTGTAAGGACTGAATGAGCAGCTCGTCCACCACCAGCTGTTTGCAGAGAATAGCAGAGCGTCTCCTCAGAGCCCGTCTGTCCTGCTCCAGCATGCCACACTCCAACATGTTGCTCCAACAGACTGGGTACAAGGCAAGGTAAACAAGACACATGAACCTCCAACACAATaagacaggaagttaaacaaCAGTATAATGAAGTGATATGAGAGGCAATGTCAACAACTCCAGGGTACTTTACTGCACCACATAACGTTACTGGGTGGTCGTTGATATGTATTGCTTCAGATAGACAGTATCACTTCACTGTTGCTGGGCTCCCTCAATCAgacattatattatacattatacatcTGTTAGGCAGCATCATCACAACATATCGATTAGCTATTAGTAATCATATACGCTAGCTGATGCAGGTGTATAACGTTACAGAGGTAATTCATGAGTTTGCGAAGACAATAACTAAATGTATAGCTATGTATAATCATATTAACAAAACGTCCCCATGCAGGAGACTGTAGTGAAGTTAAACTGACAGTTAGTAACCGTCCATGGCTAGTTACCGGCCGTTAGTAACCGTCCATGGCTAGTTACCGATGCTAACTAGCTGGCTAGCTCACTTCGCATAACCCCTCCTTTTTCTTGCATAAAAGTTGGTAAAATGtaatttcttctttcttcttacCGTTCCTCCGTTTTTGCAGCAGAATTTAAAACCCGTCCAGGTAAAAAACTCGACGTGCTTTAACACTATTTCACGCAAATTGACAACATCCCGTCCGCCTCTCTACTCTCCACAAACCAACTTCCGCGGGGTCTATGCAGCACtaggagggggcggggctacggAGTGGTTGTTTGGGGATTCTGACCAATGAGAGCAGAGTATATTGTGAGTGGCGTTTCAAGTGTCCAATCACCGGGTGTTTAACCTGGCGCCGCCCACTGTGAAGCTATACTCAAAGATAGGGGGCTTCATGGgattttgaatttgaatgtgttttctgtcaatAAGTAGCCAATTGATAAGAAGCTCTTTGATGATAAGCACAAACAGTTAACTAATAGAGAGCCATCTTATCTTGAAGAGGATGGACTTATATTGGCTGAAAAGACAGATATGGAATGGGATTCAAAATAAAGAGATTTCCAAGAATTATAATAGCagtataaaaaacaacatttaactgTAAttaacagtggtggaatgtatcATGATATTTTACTGAAATACTTCAcgtaaaggtcccatattataaaaaaatttagattttcatgttttttttaattttttattataaagcaggtttaagttcaatataaatactgtgaaagtatcgaaacactcaattcacagggaaatacacacagcccgtattcagaaactctgcatttgaaacaagctgtcaggatttctgctcatttgtgatgtcacgaatatacaatatttagacccttgacataattttaaaacataaacattctaaatgtgtcccagtttatttcctggtacagtgtatgtgaatgtcatcagctgacaggaagtacacatggacccaagctgttgcctagcaacgcaattctgttgcaattccgtcaaaatgcgctaaaacggagcgtttcagacagagggtaaatacaggcatattcaggcagacagtatgaggaaaataaaggtttttttgaacattgcagcatgtaaacatattctagtagaacacacacaaaaaacaagtatgaacctgaaaatgagcatgatatgggacctttaagtaaagtcTGTGGGTACTTGTTCTATTCACCAATATTTCTATTCTATGCAATTCTATACTTCTAATTCAGATAAATCGTGCATTTCTGCTATTTTACAGATATCTTGTTTGTTAcaatgttacagattaaaataaCCAACGGTATagaaagtagttaaaattaTCTCCAACTTAAAGCATCAGCTATAATAAtccaatattatatattattgttattttttacatCTTCTTTAACATTCTCCTGTATGTgattcttctttttaaaaaagtgtatTTTGTGTGAAATCTTAAATATCTCCTATAGAAATGAACGTAAAAAAGCAGCTTCCAACCATATAAATACGGACGGAAATTAGTGGAAatggaaacagaaaataaaccaaATTGGAGCAGAGAGGGACTGCTACTGATAGACCAGATACATCAAAGAAAAGGGGAACAAAGTGGTTGAAAGTGGTGTAGCATCTTATCATTGGATATAATAGTTTACAAGAAAGGAACAGCTGCCACTGTTGAGGAATACAACTTCCTAATTCTAAATTAAAGCCATTATCTTAAATAGATCATTCATCATGACTAATAATATATTAGTAGTCATTACAAAACTTGTGACGGGAAGTGCAACAACACTCTTAACCAATTTAGAGACCACTGGGACTCTTTTAAACTTCCAGTAAAAAGCAGTAatggaaagtaactaaatacatttacttaagtagcCTATTGTACTTGAGCACAAATTTGAGATACTTGTATAGGAGTATTCCTTCTTAATACTACCTTATACTAGTGTTGCAAAAAACATCGAAGCATCGATACATatcaatactgaatatttgaaatggtttcaatactcattttccacAGTATCGATACACGGGTACCAGCTGAGCTTTCTTCTCTTCGacagcgagttgacacacacacacacacacgcacgcacgcacgcacgcacgcacgcacgcacgcacgcacgcacacacacacacacacacacacacacacacacacacatgctattTATCTTCTAATAATCTAACATTTTATGCCGGCAATGTTGGCAAAATGGTAtagaatattgatatttttcaaggtattgtgtCGAAGTTAGAAATGACAGCAgcactactttatacttctacatacgaggaaatattttactttttatactaCATTTACATGACAACTTACTGTTCAGAGTAAGATTTTACATCAAAAACATTGGATAAGCTTGTAAAATAGAATGCATTGTTATATATTAAACCAGTTGTTCCCCTCACATGGGGTCCTTGTCAAGTGTTTTAGATGACTATGAGTTCTTAAAATTTCCACCAAAGAGACATTTATCCTTTAAACTTCTCtcatggtttcatttaaatgcCTGTTTGAAGCTCAAATTATCtaatatttcataaaaatgcacaaataaaacaaacagcagaacTTTTTTCTTATTTCCTGCCCCATTAATCATCTGACGACCCTTTAGACTTATCTGGTGATCCTGTACATGAAGTGTAAACTGTGATGTaagtaaatgtaatttaaaccATTTAAATGTGCACACCtcatctgtctctgtgtctctctcctcaGGCTTACTTCACCCTCCCCTGCTGTCTATCTCCTCACCCTCCCTGTGTGTGCTGTCAATAATTGATGATCCTTACAGACTCAAAGGGTAACAGGTCCGGGAGAAAATGTCTCAcccatttctttatttattcacaaaTCTATCTTTAAGTTCAGTCAGGCTGACAAACCAACACAACTGTTTATTAAAGCAGGAGGATCGATGGCATGAAGTAGCCCGAGTGTGTCCGTTTTATAGTTTGAAGCAGCTGCTTGCACCTGCGACCATGAGCGGGTTAACGCTGCTGAATGTCTGGCTGACagcaggacagagggaggaaagggAAGCTTAAATGAGTGAGAGGCAgggggcagagaggaggaggaggagtgacaggaTGATAGAGTGAATTAATTCAACCATAGCCAGCCCTGATTGACTCGGTAGCAAACTGGCATGTACAAACATCCACAGTGACACCAAAGccatggagagagaaaagaggaatgACATGTCTTTCTCCAGAAAGAGAAGTTTCACTTTTGGGGCATATGGAGGGTGAGTAAAGACACTGTTTGTCTCAAATTAGGACTGACATTTTCAAGTCAATTGAGTAGCTGCACTTACTGAATGATAAATGACATTATTTTTTAGATATAAGTATGTTTAGTAGTACGTTTTTCTTGTCCGAGTAGTTCTCACTTCCTTGTTTACAGTGTGGACAGATTCACATGTGCGGATGAGACGAGGTGAggttgtattttcttttcttgttgcAGCTATTTCTAGCTATAACATTCCAGctttattgtgtaaattaaGAACTGAATGAGAAGTGATGAATTGTGCTGTGAATGAACCTGTTGCTGCAGACCTGAATCTGCAGAGGACAAAATACTGGACATCCTGGACTCTCCCGCCAGTGACAGAAAGCCTTTCCTCTCTGCCAGCAGCAACCAGAGGGTGATATCATTTTCATGTTCAGCGTGCACCGTCCCGTCTTATTTTAATGTATCCTGCATTTCTGAGAAGTTTACATTCGTAACTGAACTATTTTTCATGTTCCTCTTTCTCCCCACGTTTCTCCttccctttctctccgtctgcATTTGTGTCTGACATCTGCTGCCTGTTGTTGGTATCAGGACACAGAGCTGTTTGAAATCATTGAGAAGCTGCAGGTGAGTTACAGCACCATTGATCTTGTGTAGTGTTCATTGGTGTCTGAGCAAGAGAAGTTTCTTATCATCTTATCAATACTCCCCTCGTCCATCAGGGCAGCAGGATCGATGAGCAGCGGTGTGAATTCCCTCTTCCTCTAAAGGTTAGTCTTCAATCTGAggataaaaaaacacagcactGACTCTTTATGCGGGTTTGatcctgtgtgagtgtgtgttgacaCAATGACCTTTCTATGAACGCCATGACATTTGTTTCCCCaaacagcagaaaacaacagaccctcatcat is a window encoding:
- the casp2 gene encoding caspase-2 isoform X5 translates to MCLVYLALYPVCWSNMLECGMLEQDRRALRRRSAILCKQLVVDELLIQSLQAEDILTESMAESIMAEQTSQKRSWRLLLLLPKRGPRAFSSFCSVLRETEQQHLYDLLIQSPEKDGKETPVESIQPEEEPEGNARRLDRQTTEKKRETSSVDREEESEVSSTSSCSVRASVSCLRSESPFRGLVPVREEDRKTERQRMKKRGRDKMTDRFVDSPLPLPTQEEIAAKRAKTYAESMEFSLDADSPINTPVLPCTPDFYLSHYQQSYRMKSSPRGFALVISNVTFDPCAAPDLDPRKGGEVDDEVLRKVFTELDYVVTVHRDLTAQGMRTCIENFCRRTDHRTGDSSVVCLLSHGVEGAIYGTDGQLLPLDWVFESFDNARCPLLQNKPKMFFIQACRGEEMDCGVEQIDGPARTCSPGCEQRDAGREEQGDANSRHGGDMGRPRIKLPQRSDMICGFASLKGQKICTAAMRNTKRGSWFIQELNTMLRLHSRDTHLADIMVQVNRRIKEREGYAPGTAHHRCKEMSEFTSSLCKDLYLFPKYQPQY
- the casp2 gene encoding caspase-2 isoform X7 — encoded protein: MLECGMLEQDRRALRRRSAILCKQLVVDELLIQSLQAEDILTESMAESIMAEQTSQKRSWRLLLLLPKRGPRAFSSFCSVLRETEQQHLYDLLIQSPEKDGKETPVESIQPEEEPEGNARRLDRQTTEKKRETSSVDREEESEVSSTSSCSVRASVSCLRSESPFRGLVPVREEDRKTERQRMKKRGRDKMTDRFVDSPLPLPTQEEIAAKRAKTYAESMEFSLDADSPINTPVLPCTPDFYLSHYQQSYRMKSSPRGFALVISNVTFDPCAAPDLDPRKGGEVDDEVLRKVFTELDYVVTVHRDLTAQGMRTCIENFCRRTDHRTGDSSVVCLLSHGVEGAIYGTDGQLLPLDWVFESFDNARCPLLQNKPKMFFIQACRGEEMDCGVEQIDGPARTCSPGCEQRDAGREEQGDANSRHGGDMGRPRIKLPQRSDMICGFASLKGQKICTAAMRNTKRGSWFIQELNTMLRLHSRDTHLADIMVQVNRRIKEREGYAPGTAHHRCKEMSEFTSSLCKDLYLFPKYQPQY
- the casp2 gene encoding caspase-2 isoform X6; amino-acid sequence: MLECGMLEQDRRALRRRSAILCKQLVVDELLIQSLQAEDILTESMAESIMAEQTSQKRSWRLLLLLPKRGPRAFSSFCSVLRETEQQHLYDLLIQSPEKDGKETPVESVFCSQSIQPEEEPEGNARRLDRQTTEKKRETSSVDREEESEVSSTSSCSVRASVSCLRSESPFRGLVPVREEDRKTERQRMKKRGRDKMTDRFVDSPLPLPTQEEIAAKRAKTYAESMEFSLDADSPINTPVLPCTPDFYLSHYQQSYRMKSSPRGFALVISNVTFDPCAAPDLDPRKGGEVDDEVLRKVFTELDYVVTVHRDLTAQGMRTCIENFCRRTDHRTGDSSVVCLLSHGVEGAIYGTDGQLLPLDWVFESFDNARCPLLQNKPKMFFIQACRGEEMDCGVEQIDGPARTCSPGCEQRDAGREEQGDANSRHGGDMGRPRIKLPQRSDMICGFASLKGQKICTAAMRNTKRGSWFIQELNTMLRLHSRDTHLADIMVQVNRRIKEREGYAPGTAHHRCKEMSEFTSSLCKDLYLFPKYQPQY
- the casp2 gene encoding caspase-2 isoform X1 — translated: MCLVYLALYPVCWSNMLECGMLEQDRRALRRRSAILCKQLVVDELLIQSLQAEDILTESMAESIMAEQTSQKRSWRLLLLLPKRGPRAFSSFCSVLRETEQQHLYDLLIQSPEKDGKETPVESVFCSQSIQPEEEPEGNARRLDRQTTEKKRETSSVDREEESEVSSTSSCSVRASVSCLRSESPFRGLVPVREEDRKTERQRMKKRGRDKMTDRFVDSPLPLPTQEEIAAKRAKTYAESMEFSLDADSPINTPVLPCTPDFYLSHYQQSYRMKSSPRGFALVISNVTFDPCAAPDLDPRKGGEVDDEVLRKVFTELDYVVTVHRDLTAQGMRTCIENFCRRTDHRTGDSSVVCLLSHGVEGAIYGTDGQLLPLDWVFESFDNARCPLLQNKPKMFFIQACRGEEMDCGVEQIDGPARTCSPGCEQRDAGREEQGDANSRHGGDMGRPRIKLPQRSDMICGFASLKGQKICTAAMRNTKRGSWFIQELNTMLRLHSRDTHLADIMVQVNRRIKEREGYAPGTAHHRCKEMSEFTSSLCKDLYLFPKYQPQY
- the casp2 gene encoding caspase-2 isoform X4; this encodes MCLVYLALYPVCWSNMLECGMLEQDRRALRRRSAILCKQLVVDELLIQSLQAEDILTESMAESIMAEQTSQKRSWRLLLLLPKRGPRAFSSFCSVLRETEQQHLYDLLIQSPEKDGKETPVESVFCSQSIQPEEEPEGNARRLDRQTTEKKRETSSVDREEESEVSSTSSCSVRASVSCLRSESPFRGLVPVREEDRKTERQRMKKRGRDKMTDRFVDSPLPLPTQEEIAAKRAKTYESMEFSLDADSPINTPVLPCTPDFYLSHYQQSYRMKSSPRGFALVISNVTFDPCAAPDLDPRKGGEVDDEVLRKVFTELDYVVTVHRDLTAQGMRTCIENFCRRTDHRTGDSSVVCLLSHGVEGAIYGTDGQLLPLDWVFESFDNARCPLLQNKPKMFFIQACRGEEMDCGVEQIDGPARTCSPGCEQRDAGREEQGDANSRHGGDMGRPRIKLPQRSDMICGFASLKGTAAMRNTKRGSWFIQELNTMLRLHSRDTHLADIMVQVNRRIKEREGYAPGTAHHRCKEMSEFTSSLCKDLYLFPKYQPQY
- the casp2 gene encoding caspase-2 isoform X2, translating into MCLVYLALYPVCWSNMLECGMLEQDRRALRRRSAILCKQLVVDELLIQSLQAEDILTESMAESIMAEQTSQKRSWRLLLLLPKRGPRAFSSFCSVLRETEQQHLYDLLIQSPEKDGKETPVESVFCSQSIQPEEEPEGNARRLDRQTTEKKRETSSVDREEESEVSSTSSCSVRASVSCLRSESPFRGLVPVREEDRKTERQRMKKRGRDKMTDRFVDSPLPLPTQEEIAAKRAKTYESMEFSLDADSPINTPVLPCTPDFYLSHYQQSYRMKSSPRGFALVISNVTFDPCAAPDLDPRKGGEVDDEVLRKVFTELDYVVTVHRDLTAQGMRTCIENFCRRTDHRTGDSSVVCLLSHGVEGAIYGTDGQLLPLDWVFESFDNARCPLLQNKPKMFFIQACRGEEMDCGVEQIDGPARTCSPGCEQRDAGREEQGDANSRHGGDMGRPRIKLPQRSDMICGFASLKGQKICTAAMRNTKRGSWFIQELNTMLRLHSRDTHLADIMVQVNRRIKEREGYAPGTAHHRCKEMSEFTSSLCKDLYLFPKYQPQY
- the casp2 gene encoding caspase-2 isoform X3 codes for the protein MCLVYLALYPVCWSNMLECGMLEQDRRALRRRSAILCKQLVVDELLIQSLQAEDILTESMAESIMAEQTSQKRSWRLLLLLPKRGPRAFSSFCSVLRETEQQHLYDLLIQSPEKDGKETPVESVFCSQSIQPEEEPEGNARRLDRQTTEKKRETSSVDREEESEVSSTSSCSVRASVSCLRSESPFRGLVPVREEDRKTERQRMKKRGRDKMTDRFVDSPLPLPTQEEIAAKRAKTYAESMEFSLDADSPINTPVLPCTPDFYLSHYQQSYRMKSSPRGFALVISNVTFDPCAAPDLDPRKGGEVDDEVLRKVFTELDYVVTVHRDLTAQGMRTCIENFCRRTDHRTGDSSVVCLLSHGVEGAIYGTDGQLLPLDWVFESFDNARCPLLQNKPKMFFIQACRGEEMDCGVEQIDGPARTCSPGCEQRDAGREEQGDANSRHGGDMGRPRIKLPQRSDMICGFASLKGTAAMRNTKRGSWFIQELNTMLRLHSRDTHLADIMVQVNRRIKEREGYAPGTAHHRCKEMSEFTSSLCKDLYLFPKYQPQY